The Lacerta agilis isolate rLacAgi1 chromosome 5, rLacAgi1.pri, whole genome shotgun sequence genome has a segment encoding these proteins:
- the LOC117046245 gene encoding basic salivary proline-rich protein 2-like yields MGKDQGPGKGQGQGPGPGQTPRAQAKGKGQVQGPKPRAQGKVPGKGQGQGPRQRALAIAKACPKGPGQTQGQGPGQRPLTKGPGQGQGPKPRARANAPGQGQGQMPRAWSKSRVGQRAWGKIKAKGPDKGPWARTRARSKAKVKGQGPKPKARSKAPGQGQGSGQRPRAKAKGKCQGQMPRARSKSSVGQRARGKIKAKGPDKGPKHRAQAKAKGPDKGQGQGLRQRPRVNAKGLVKGQGPRQRVQAKGPDKSQGLGKGPGARSRPRARTKAPGQGPGERPRANAKGKCQGQMPRAQSKGRAKDKGQSQGPMPRA; encoded by the coding sequence ATGGGCAAGGACCAGGGCCCGGGCAAAGGCCAAGGGCAAGGACCAGGGCCTGGGCAAACGCCAAGGGCCCAGGCAAAGGGCAAGGGCCAAGTCCAAGGGCCAAAGCCAAGGGCCCAGGGAAAGGTCCCAGGGAAAGGCCAAGGCCAAGGGCCCAGGCAAAGGGCCCTGGCAATAGCCAAAGCTTGTCCAAAGGGCCCGGGGCAAACTCAAGGCCAAGGGCCTGGACAAAGGCCCCTGACCAAGGGCCCGGGCCAAGGCCAAGGACCAAAGCCAAGGGCCCGGGCAAATGCCCCTGGCCAAGGTCAAGGGCAAATGCCAAGGGCCTGGTCAAAGTCAAGGGTTGGGCAAAGGGCCTGGGGCAAGATCAAGGCCAAGGGCCCGGACAAAGGCCCCTGGGCAAGGACCAGGGCCCGGTCAAAGGCCAAGGTTAAAGGCCAAGGGCCAAAGCCAAAGGCCCGGTCAAAGGCCCCTGGGCAAGGACAAGGGTCCGGGCAAAGGCCAAGGGCAAAGGCCAAGGGCAAATGCCAAGGGCAAATGCCAAGGGCCCGGTCAAAGTCAAGTGTTGGGCAAAGGGCCCGGGGCAAGATCAAGGCCAAGGGCCCGGACAAAGGGCCCAAGCATAGGGCCCAGGCAAAAGCCAAGGGACCGGACAAAGGTCAAGGCCAAGGGCTTCGGCAAAGGCCAAGGGTAAATGCCAAGGGCCTGGTGAAAGGGCAAGGGCCCAGGCAAAGGGTCCAAGCAAAGGGCCCAGATAAAAGCCAAGGCTTGGGCAAAGGGCCTGGGGCAAGATCAAGGCCAAGGGCCCGGACAAAGGCCCCTGGCCAAGGGCCCGGGGAAAGGCCAAGGGCAAATGCCAAGGGCAAATGCCAAGGGCAAATGCCAAGGGCCCAGTCAAAGGGCAGGGCCAAGGACAAGGGCCAAAGCCAAGGGCCCATGCCAAGGGCCTAA